Sequence from the Penaeus vannamei isolate JL-2024 chromosome 25, ASM4276789v1, whole genome shotgun sequence genome:
TTTTAATTAGATCTTTTTGTACCAGTTTTgcagtaatgttttttttaaagtaAGTTTAAAGCTTTTAGTGGCTTTGTGCAGTTTATGGGCATTGTGGCGcgatgtgtgttttatatattttagacGCGCCACCTTTCCTTTGCCAGAAGtattctctatttatccattGGAGCTTCAAAGGGGAAATAAACAACTACGCGTCTTTATTTTCTgcaaagaaatataaacataccAACCATTATTGATAATTCAAACCTCATAGCGAAATTTGGCTTTTTCCCGGGAGAatagatacaaatatttttttttataatatttattgataGTACAAAATAGCGAGCACACACTTGGCTCATGAGTCCGGCGGTGCTTTTCACCTGGATATTATCTTATTTATGGTCAAGAAACTTCTAAACCTCTTAACTCGTCTATTTAGACATCTCCCTAATAATTTATAATTCTTTTTTGAAGAGTTATGAATCATTTTTGGGCTCGGCTGATAGCGAGGCAGATTGTTGAagtatctttccttttttatctcttgctATCTTATATcttaaacaaaagaagagagacgagcgAACGAGTGGTAAGTCACCCTTTTCTTTTAGGAAATGATCTTatattcctgttgttgttgttccattttttattgtttttatgtttggtgttcttcttatttcattattctttattttccgaTGACGTTTGATGTTAAAGATCAGCTGATCTGGGAAGTTGACCGTCCGATGCTAGTCTCCGGTAGTCTTccagtttcccattttctttgacgtTCTTTTTCAtgtaaacaataaaagaaaactaaataaaggTGACTTCAATCCACTGGCGTTAGTTTAAAGATGAGACAGATAAAATGACGATTACCTAAACAACGAAAGAACGAcgagaacaagacaaaaataataatagtgatattaataagatCATTTGTTAGTTTTTGATATTAATTCGTTTTTTTGCTTAACTCCACATCCCTTGTTCgggctcgtgacgtcacaaacagAACATTCTTGGGAGATGTTGTTGAATTTttacaattaattttattttgtataattaACTGATTTTAATAATATTTGGGAGttactcttcatcatcatcatcatcgtcgtcatcatcgtcgtcatcctcatcatcaccatcatcatcctcgtcatcatcatcaccatcatcatcctcatcgtcttcatcatcatcgccatcatcatcctcatcatcctcatcatcctcatcatcaccatcatcttcatcgtcgtcttcatcatcttcatcatcttcatcgtcgtcgtccccgtccccgtcgtcgtcgtcgtcgtcgtcatcatccccgtccccgtcgtcgtcatcatcatcatcatcgtcgtcatcatcaccatcatcatcaatgtcgtcgtcatcatcatcatcatcactgtagaAGATGCGGACAAGATAAATAATTCTGAGGATGAAATGAGGCACTTCTCCTTCCGTCAACCCGCCATGCTACTTCTCCGGTCGACctaatcttttccttcttctctttctctttctatctccctgcttctttctctccagCTATCActgtctcattcttctctcttttagttttttaGTCTAACCCCCTTACGCTTCGacctattcttttccttctctttctctacctatcactctgtttctttctctctacctatcacagtgtctcattcttttcttctcttttttttagtctAACTCCCCCATTctacctctatctgtctacccatcaatctccttctctctctcttctttctttctgcctatctatattctgcacctctttctctatcttccattcccttcctctttctctaattccctatatctctatccattaatctgtctacctttttattccatttctctttatatttcaatGTGAATCTGGTTCTCTATAACTTCTATAGTGTTGTTTATGAtttcatttctctgtctatcattcGGTTTCTTTCTTCTACctgttattctatttatctacctgattACCTTTCACTTCATTGATCAATGCTTTCTAGTACCCTAAGCTTGATATTTGTAAACATACATTCCTATatctcaaactatctatctatctatacatagttatgtatgtgtgtatatatgcatgtgtgtgtgtgtgtgtgtctgtatgtatgtatgagtgtgtgtgtgtgtgtgtgtgtgtgtgtgtgtgtgtgtgtgtgtgtgtgtgtgtgtgtgtgtgtgtgtgtgtgtgtgtgtatgttgtgtgtgtgtatgtgtatgtgtatgtgtatgtgtgtgtgtatgtgtgtgtatgtatgtgtatgtgtgtgtgtgtgtgtgtgtgtgtgtgtgtgtgtgtgtgtgtgtgtgtttgtatgtgtgtgtgtgtgtgtctgtgtctgtgtgtttataattatctacctatatctacctaCACACTTACAACAATCTAGAATTAAACACAAAATTCCCCCATTCATATCAGTGGAACACTTTATCTGCAATTAATCAATAAACACCAAATATATTGAAAACCGAACAATAGAAGCCAAACTACGCTACCACTAATTAAATTATCAAATCTAAATTTCCATCTATTAACTACGCCAACCTGATCTAAAAATGTTAAATAAAACAAATGTTGTTTTTGGTACAGGAGTTAAACTATATAATCTAGGGATAATGATAGCCAACGACCAAAACTACAACTACAAATTAGATACTACAAATCTACCAATCAATTAAGACTAGAAACCTACTAATCAGCTAAGCATAGAAACCTAATAATTAGCTAAGCATAGAAACCTACTAATTAGCTAAGCATAGAAACCTACTAATTAGCTAAGCATAGAAACCTACTAATTAGCCAAGCATAGAAACCTACTAATTAGCTAAGCATAGAAACCTATTAATTCGTTAAAACTAGAAATCTATTAATCACCCAGCTTAGTCAGTGTAACTAATTACCCTACATGAAGCACTAATTccctaaataatgatgataataatgataataatgatgatattaatgataataataataataataataaaaaggattattataataataataataataataataataataataataataataataataataataataataataataacttagacAAGCTTAAACATCAAACTACTAACCACTGCTACCAAAAATGACAAAACACTAATCACCCAATTTTGATGACTGTAACAGCATCTCTAAACCAATCTCCAACATCTTACCGCCGCTAAATAATGCCCAATTTACTTAATTAATAAAAACCAATTTACTCCATTAATAAAGCCCAATTTACTTCATCAATAAAGACCAATATAGTTCATTAACAAAGCTCAATTCACTGCATTAATAAAACCcaatttatttaattaataaaGACCAATTTACTTCATTAACAAAGCCCAATTTCCTTCATTAATAAAGACCAATTTActtcataaacaaaaaacaattacttCATTAACAAAGACCAATTTACTTCATTAACAAAGCCCAATTTCCTTCATTAATAAAGACCAATTTACTTCATTAACAAAGCCCAATTTCCTTCATTAACAAAGCTGAATTGCGACCCCGATCAAAGGATACtcactcgtcatcatcatcatcaaagataTCCCAGGCCGAGGTGCGGGCAAACAGCACCATCATGGCCATCAGTAAGGACAACAACGCCctggaaaaaagacgaaagggtGCATAAATAACAAGATGTGATAAACGAGGAGGAAGTAAATGATGGCAAGTAGAAATGATGAATGACAAGGAGTAATAGATAACGAGGAGGCGTGATAAACGAGGGGGTGAATGATAGAAATTGGAAATGATGAATAACAAGTAGGTGTGATAAAGAAGGAAGTAAATGATAGCAAGTAGAAATGACAAATAACAATGAGgtgtgataaagaaggaaataaatgatagcaagtaatgataattaacaaaCAGGTGTGATAAACGAAGAAGCAGATGATAGCAAGTGGacattaaaaaattatatataaaaagaacaagTGAACATATATAATTTAATTGACGAGGGCAAGTtcatatacaaatagacaaagataatgatgagaaataatcataatacgaTAATAAACACACTGATAAAAGGGATATGCTAACAAATGCGAGTAAGAAATTTGCAATATAATAGGAAAGACTAACATTGGCAAtgcacaaataaaaaacaaaaacaaaaaacactttgGAGCAGGGAATGTAAAGATAAGACAAGGCAAcaggaaatgtaaagaaaaacaagacagtTAAGAAAGAAGTTAAATTCGTGAGTACTTTTATCTCGGCGACGGCAGGTGGCGCTCGGCAGGACGGTGAAAACAACTGTActaaatatacattaaaaaagagaggaaagaatgtgTGGACTCGGGAATTAATGTGACTGTAAAAGTGACCCTGTTGTTTGTTCTCCGTGGAAATAACTCTCATCCGTGATtaattggcttttttttttctttctttcttttttctttttttgaaagtgggagagagaatctTTCGAATAAttcgcgagagaaaaaaaatcgttacttTGTGTCAGCGGCAAGACAATTTAAGGAGCGAGACTAGAAAAGACtatgaaatataaagataatggatTTTTTATCAAGTTTTTCTTTCACTTGTTTTCAAGTGTGCGGCGAGTGAGATACTTAGAGTTTTTCATGATATACAATACGGCTTATTACTGTAAcataaaagatatttatttttttaggatggggatgatgaaaaggaaagcaTTGTCATATGCGGAAACACATTGCGATTTTATATAACAGCGAAACGCAATCATTTTACAAATGATGTTTGTTTAAATGTGATTTACCTGTTATTCAATATATTCTACTGAAATTATCTTCTATCGTACACATCTTACCCACACTCACTACgcattattctttatcttttctttcctttatagaATGCAGAGAAGAAGACATGTATAGGTTAAGTGTCGCCTGTAAAACTGCGCATTTCTGCCTTCAtctgaaaataaacgaaaagcgCGGGAAATCAAAGAACGAATTCATGTCATATTTTCTCGGACATCTTCCAGCCTTTGAGTCTATTCTTGCTTAATAGTTTAATCtctaaaatagaaagaaagaaaaaagtcgttGCGCAGTTATATATTTTCGTGATATCGAGGAAGTTAAATATAAAACTATCAATTTTATGGGATTCGGGGTTGTCACTTTTGACGTATTCGGCGGCCATTTTTTAATATAAAAGATCGaggatatatttataattttagtgAGAgcaaaatgattataaagatcGAGGATATATTTACTGTTttagtgagaagaaaaaaatacaaatattaaatACCATATTTGGTGATTTTAAGTTTCATAAACTGTTTCACAAGTTGGTATCGCGAAGCCTTTGTCCGACGCAGAAGTTCACTTTAATAGATGTTGAATCGCATACCCTTGTTCAGTGCCAATCCCTCCGTGTCCTTGTCCGATACCAGTTCTGCAGTGCCAGTGTTCAGTGCCAATACCACAGTGCAGAGTTTAATGCCAATGCTTCAGTGCCCCTGCCCCGTGCCAAACCCACAAACCCATGCTTGATACAATACCAAAGTCGTGTTCAGCGGTAGTCCCCGTGTGCCCATACCCAGTACCAGTCCCGCAGTTCAGCGTGCTCAGTCCCCAGCACATTATCCGGGCCTTTAAAATACCTTCTCCCGGCATAAGGACTCGTCGACCCTCAGCTGGTCTCGCGCTCGGACACAGGTGGCTAGAGAGAGCTGGGCTAAATATGGTTGCTCCTCAAGACTCCTCTCTCGCAAATTTATTTTAGCCTCGcgctcactttcccctctctttctctctctctctctctctctctctctctctcacacactctctctctctctctctctctctctctctctctctctctctctctctctctctctctctctctctctctctctctctctctctcttgctctctcgctctccctctatatatctatctaatttatcttcctattcctctctctctctctctctctctctctgtcttagtctctctctctctctctctctctctctctctctctctctctctctctctaactctctctctaactctctctctaactctctctctaactctctctctctcttagtctctctctctctcttagtctctctctctctcttagtctctctctctctcttagtctctctctctctttctctctctctctctctctctctatatatatatatatatatatatatatatatatatatatatatatatatatatatatatatatatatgcacaaacctGCATACACAACTGGTACCGTTTCTTTCCTCTCACTGTCAAAATGAGCCGAAAACACACTTTCGTCCCCAGCCAACCTCTACtcatttataataaaaacaactttTTTATAAGCTCATGAATTACGAGAACAAACATACCCGCTGAGGTAATGGCCCACCGAtcctttaaaaaagaaagaaagaaaaaaaaaaacttgacagcCTCTTTGAAGACCTCTTAATGACTGTCAATTGCGCACTTTCCTGGCAGGCGAACAATCCTGCCAgggtcttccccttcccccttcccctgccagcagagagagagagggcgggagaaaaagagagagagaatagagagaaaaacagagaaagcagcagagagagagagggagggagaaaaggagagaaagaagcacaGAAAgggcaaaaaaaggaagagagagagagaaaaaaaaggagaaaaagagcgaaagaagcagaaaaggagagagagacggagaaaaagagagaaagaagcagagagggagaaatagagaaagggagaaaaagagagaaaaaagcagagagagagggagaaaagagagaaagaagcagagagagagaaaaaaaaagagaaaaaagcagagagggagaaaaagagagaaagaagcagagagagagagaaaaaaaagaaagaagcagagagagagagggagaaaaagagagaaagattgaaaaaaaagaaagaaagaagcagagagagactaGCGGGGCAGCCATTGTTTATCTTGGCCAAGCATCCGGGCACCTCGAACCGCGCAGTTGCAGCACGGGGCGCCCCCCCTTCCACGCACGCGAGCGAACGGGAGGGCGTGCAGAGGGTCCCGGTTTGGGGCCACGCGTGATTCGGTTGATTTAAAtgcacgttgtgtgtgtgtgtgtgtttgcatgtatatatacacatatttgaagatatgtattcaaatattcataaatatttatatgcatacatattcatcaatctgtctgtatttatatatgtatatatgtctgtctgtctatctatctatctatatatatatccatatacatattattcatacatatatacatatatatgtgtgtgtgtgtgtgtgtgtgtgtgtgtgtatggactgtATGTCTTTGTTGACTGAGGTTTGGATATAATGTTCAGTGGTGTATGGATGAGaagtgtggggggcggggggtataaTGATTTTGTAGTTTGTCATTGTACAAGAacaagcgtatgtgtgtgtgtttctagtaTGACTATCAAGAAATTTTCCCCTTGTTTTTATACAATGACAAACTACAAAATCATTATACCGCACCCCTATCTCATCCATACATTAATGAACATTATATCTAAACCTCAGTCAACAAAGGTATTCCCGTCcacatatactaatacacacacatacaccccagaaaaaaaaaacttttgatcaACATCTGACATGACAGGGGCGAATTAATCCCGTCAGTCAGTGATATGAGTCAGCGTTTGTTGTCGTAAAGGGAGCAACATGTTTCACGTTGGCGTTCGGAGTCGCTGTGAAGCTAAACCGATTTATTTTCACTGCGCAGAGCTTCCGTCTGTCAGAGTTGGCGGTTACAGATTCGGGCCTCCTGACGCATCCAGCTTTGGAGACGTAAATACACATATTGAATCAAAGTTATTGATAGGATGCCAAAGCTTTGGTTTGGAAATACCCACCATattaattatcttattttttcacaagtgtgtgtgtgtgtgtgtgtgtgatagtttgGTCTAacaatttttttaaattaaaaccTATTTGTAAAGGAGAAAATTAAGTGGACAACTTGCCAAAAACCAAGCATGTGCGTATATTAAGAAtattttcctctcgtttttttccGAAAAATAATCTTACCCTTTCAAGTTTTGACTGCATTTAGTTttaagcccccacccccaccccatttaaaatgaaaataataaatacaaacgaGTGTTCAACAATGCGTTCTATTTTCACTCGCCCACGCATTCGGACACGGACCCCACCCTCCTTCGTCTTGGTAATTAGCCAAAcccgaacaaaaataaaataaacaaatgacgaAAAGTGacatgatatttttctttttttctatcggcttagagggagggctggaggggaaGCACTTTCTTGAAGAGATAACCTATCTCGGCTACTTGCATgtgcgcggggggagggggggggcgatgcgCAGACTCGAATGATACCTGAGGCTATTAACGAATGTCTATTTACGTATTTAGATCTTGTCTAAATACCTCTATGTCGCTTCATTCTCTCTTGCATAAAGATGTGTTATTTCAAGACATCATTctcataattaaaaaatatatatgtattgtatgaacTATTATATTAACGATTTCCCTTACACAGAAATCTTCACTGATCTTTCTGATGCATTAGATTAAAAGttgaattaaaagaaataataactttCAAGCAAGACGTTTCTAAGATGTGAGAGGCTTCTTTTCGTTCAAAATAGGATGTTTCAGCGGTGCTTATTCCCTAATTCGTGACTTTATAGTAAGTGATCTTTATCaggctttttattatcatcaacccATGTTTAATTTTTACACATTTGCATCACTGCGACaagtaccattaacatcatcaccattaccctcatcatcacttATTAATCATTCacctttatcaccatcactacaacTTTGGCTCCaacaatcaatcatcatcagtcaccatcaaCCATCTACTGATCATCATTAATTTACCATCAGCccttcatcatgatcatcaccatattttaactcaccaccaccatcagccaGTCACTACCAACTATACTCTGACTTCACCACcatcacagactctctctctctctttctatctctctctctctctctctctctctctctctctctctctctctctctctctctctctctctctctctctctctctctctctctctctctctctctccctccccctctctctctctctctctctctctctctctctctctctctctctctctctctctctctctctctctctctctctctctctctctctctctctctctctctctctctctctctctctctctctctctctctctctctctctctctctctctctctctctctctctctctctctctctctctctctctctcctccctctctctctctctctctctctctctctctctctctctctctctctctctctctctctctctctctctctctctcccctcctctctctctctctctctctctctctctctctctctctctctctctctctctctctctctctctctctctctctctctctcccctctctctctctctctctctctctctctctctcccctcctctctctctctctctctctctctctctctctctctccctcctctctctctctctctaactctctctctctctctctctctctctctctctctctctctctctctctctctctctccccctctctcccctcctctctccctcctctctctccctcctctctctctcccgccttcctccccctcccctcgctctctccccccttccctccccccatctctctccccctctccctcttccccctacccctatctccccccccctctctctctctctttcgctcagtgTGAATGCCCTCCTTCAGGCTGGCACGACTCCATACAACGAGGGAACGACACACCGGGCAAAGGTCGTTAAACAGAGGAGCCCGGTGATCAAGGGAGATACTGGGGCCAAAATAAGGCTAAGTAAATACGTGAAATAGAATGGTAGAGGCAGAAAGTATGGGGAGGTTGGCCGGGGGTggctggaggtgggggggggggatggatgggttggaaagggagggaaagtaaaGGGTAAAAACTGAGAgggaaaagatgggaagaagggagggagggagagggtgagagagaaagaaagagagagagagagtaagagtgagagaaagagaggcagacagacagagacagagagcgagagcgagagagagagggggacaagagatagatagacagacagacagacagacagacagagacagagacagaggcagaggcagaggcagagacaaagagcgagagagtaagagtgagagagagacagacagagagagagagagagagagagagagagagagagagagagagagagagagagagagagagagagagagagagagagagagagagagagagagagagagagattaagagtgaACAATGAGAACGCAGCAAAAGATTAAACGTAGAAACGGCAAAATGAAAACGTAGATTTCACACACCTAAGTTCTCCAGCGAAAAGTCTAAACTCcagcgaaataaataaatatcacgaAATAATCACACAATGAAGAGCAAATCTGAATGTAAATGTTAccttaattatttatttctattttgattataattcttgcttgttcatatatatgtatttgcctcGTGTATTCCTCAAGATCAAAACTCTAATTAAGATTTGAATAGCATAACGATCCACTTCCTGTATTTGGAATGGCATTAAGGAACTAATGGTTATTACTCTCATAATCATTTaatacagtaatagcaataatttcaaAAGTGATACTAATGACTATGCATACTATTCTGTATCATTCACTTATCGTCAAAGATGCCTATCATATTCTGCATATTTATACTGAGTGATACATTCGACTTTAGCGACAACAAGCGTAAAGTTAAGAAACACCAAATCTTAAAAAAGCTGCGGttaaacaataacgacaatactaATACGAAgaacgatgttaataataataaggaaaataataacagacaATAAAACACAGCGTCGCATTAGCAATAGAGCGAATTAAAAACTCTTGAATGACGTAGCCCCTTCCCGCGCGATCAAGAGGTATCATGGCTTCCCGCTTTGAACATCCGGGAAACCTGTATCATGTGTGATTTACAGATATGATGTATCACTTTGTTCACTTGTTTATCGTTGTATGTgggtttgttttatctgtttaggCATTCaatggtgtttatttttttgttttatgtcatGTTTCTCTTTATATGAAAGTTGGGGTGGATATATCGTGTCTGTTTTCAAACGCGTGGATTGTGTATTTTCAATTTGCAAATTTGCATGGCGAAAAACCTGCAGAATTAATTATTCTCTAAACATTTTGCTTGTATTTCGCGATGACAGATAAAATTATGTAAAATTCTGTCAATTTTCAAACGCGTGGATCGTATATTTACAATTTGCAAATCTGCATGGCGAAAATTCTGCAGAATTAATTATTCTGTAAACATTTTGCTTGTATTTCGCGATGACAGGTAAAGGT
This genomic interval carries:
- the LOC113820344 gene encoding aspartate and serine-rich protein, encoding MRNKALLSLLMAMMVLFARTSAWDIFDDDDDDDDDDDDDDIDDDGDDDDDDDDDDDDGDGDDDDDDDDDGDGDDDDEDDEDDEDDDEDDGDDEDDEDDEDDDGDDDEDDEDDDGDDDDEDDDGDDEDDDDDDDDDDDDEE